Genomic segment of Malus domestica chromosome 15, GDT2T_hap1:
GAGGTGGTGGAATTGGGATTGGCGCTCTTCCACCACACGGCCGCACAACGTGCACTCCGTTATCGAACGACGGGAGTTGGTTGTCGTCGCGCACCGTGCCTGGCCGGTGGAGCAGTAGGGGCACCTCATTTCTGTGGGGTTTGCGAGCTGAGTGTGCTGAGTCCGCCGCCCAATTCTTCAAAGATGACTCTTGCAAAAGTTGAGGTAATAGAGCTTTTAATGGTGAATTAAAAGCGTATGAGTATTGGTTGTGTGAACTTGTCACAGagcaatgattttttttagcaATTTTGTtagctttaataaaaaatcatgttataagttttgtttaatgatTAGTACTGTTAAATGATTAGTACAAAGTTCATATTAAACTAGTCCAACTAAAATGATCCAttataataaattatgatttgtcAATTTTACTCCTAATATTTTTAGGTTGGGTTCCGGATTTTCGTCGTTAATGGAATTCATCGTTGTTTTGcagaccttcttctttttctttgaaacaaaaatatagatctttatgctttttaatttatattttgcaTTATTTCGTTGAAATGTGATTGTCGTTATTATTCATAATGTATTCGAGGtactgttttttaatttttcttcgtcaatggagttcatcgtttgtttcttcataaaataaatttaagatCTGCATGTTGTTCAATAATAACGACGGGTCACTTTCACTTTTGATATCCAATTCTTAATATCAAATTTACGGGTGAGTGACTGTCATTCTCCACTCTTGATAACATTTTCGTTTTGATGGTGTATGTAGATACTTGGTAAAGATTTTGTCGATGGGTTTCATATTTGATATCAGGATTCACCTTCAAAGTATCAAACTTTGGGTCCCACTGTAATTCAATCAATTCTGTCAAAGCAACATGTTGAAGGAGTCATGCTAACATTTTTAAGTTTACATGAAAAATATGCTTCAGAAATTCCTCTCACTTGAATAAttgaatttataaaaataaaaacaagagaATATCAACAGCAAAATTCCTGCACTCTGAACTCATCTACTCTAACACCACACACATGGCAAGACTCTGATATCCAAAACTGGAACATTTAAGAACCTAATCAAATATATAGTTTTGCCCTATGAAAAACATATCAAGAACCGAGTGTGGCCGTGCGCATCACTACCACTCAACGGACTCTGGGCAGCACACAGTCGTAAATGTAGGATAACGGAGACTTGAACGATGGTCCTCAACATTAATCTAGACATCATCGACCACTGCCTGTAGAAGTCACCAGTTCTCTACCTCTCTCTGCTTGCTTCAAAGTCTTACTAAATTCTCGTGCGCTCTGATAGAAAAAGGACGGAACATGTTAAAACTTACCATGCGTAAACAGATTGCCATGCTAAGATATAGGCATCTATAAAATTATTTGCAGATATTAAGGAACCAAATAGCAAGGCTTGGTTATATCATCAGGGCACATGCAAGGAAATGATTCCTTAGTCAAGATCAAGATGTTCATGCCAAGAAACTAAACGAGTAGGTTTCATACATAGGTTGAACTTCTGAATTAATTATTCACATCAACTGCACGACTATGTTATCTTATGAGAACATGTGCCACTGTTGTGATTGTGTTGGGCATGACACAGGAATACAAAGACATTCCTACAAGAAATTGCAAAAGGACATGGTTTATGACTCCAATTACAATTGACATTCTCCTATGATAAACAATACACTTAACTGCCAGGATCAATCAAAATTCAATGTTTGGAAAGCTATCTAATGCTCATTATGCTCTAAATTATAGTctttacataaaaatatatcaTCTGCTGAACTAGTAGAAAGCATCAATTTAACATTTGAGGCCTAATTTGTCCCTTAGAAAGCTAATTCACCACACCTATGCGATCCTGCTTAACAAAGTCTTCAATTCCGAGGAAATTGAAGCAACATAACATAATTTACCCAACGAGAAAACTGAACTCAGTAATCTGTTATCTCAATCACATTTTTCTGCATTTTTCTCCAAGAATGTAGAATCACAGATTTTTGGGAGGAACATCCTCATCCAGACATATCTTAACATGCATTAACTGGAAGGGAGTGAATCTCAGAGTCCTATAGCCAAGGAAAACAAGGATGTAGATCCAAGAAGGTAATCGCCAGCCTCTCACCCTTTCCAACTCTAAATAATTCCCACTGCCTCTCAGCTTCATTTGCAGAATGGATCAATTTAATGTTTATACAAAGGGTAAAAGTTCTTGGCCAAGTAGCTTCTGCCTTTGGTCAGCTGACAATCTGGGGTTGCAACTAAGTCGGCTAAGGAAACTAAGGATGTACAGATGCAGATCCAACTAGGTAATTGTCAGCCTCTCACCCTTTCTTACTCTAAAATAACTTCGATTGCCCCTGAGTTTCACTTCCAGAATGGATCAAGTTAATTCTCATACAAAGGGTGAAAGTTCTTGGCAAGGAGGGACATTTTGGCTTTGGTCAGATGACAATCTAGGGTTGCACTAAGTTGGCTAAGAAAACTAATGATGCACAAATGGATCCAACTAATTTGTGGTTGCTCATCTGGGTTTGCCACTCGCATACAAAATGGATTCAGTTAAGCTTCATATAAAGGGTGAAAGATAATTCTCAGAAAATAGCTTTGGTCAGCTCACAATCTGTGGTGAAACCTAATTCTTGTTAACCACATAGAAACCCAGATTCCGTTGGCAAAATGGCTATTGAAATTCCACAGCCAGCCAATGTGGCTAGAAGTCCTGTTTGTCACTCATCCTAGCCTAAATTTCGGCACCTAATCAATTGAAAACTGAATTCAGACATTGACCAGGGCAATCTCAAGCAACCCAGGTCCGCATGTTTTCAAGTGCTCCTATAAAGCAACTAAGTCACTTCGGCACCTAATCAATTGAAAACTGAACAATGACAGATTTGGGTTGAACTCAGACATTGACCAGGACAATCTCAATCAATAACGCACAATACATAGGAGCATCCAAATCTAAATTCCTACTTAACGCCACCCAATCTTCAAAacaatgaaagcaaagaaattttGAATTAGTGCTGCTCTGTTGCTCCCTTGGTAATCAATAATCATTAACAGGTTAATTAATGGACAACGCAACAACACATTTCGCTAATAGACTTCCTAATCGAAGTACCAAACTCCTTAAGTTAAACTAACCCATTGCACTAATTAAAAAGGCAATGCAATGTCCAGCTAATGAGCAATGTAGCTTCATTAACACAGAGCAAATCAACCCGAAACAAGTCCTTAagtaatcaaacaaacaaaaaaaaaaaagacaaaacaaaaaaagacaaaGCATAGGGCACTCACTGCAGATTGCACCGGAGGCGGATCGAGATCCACAGAGCGGACGGACATCTTAGCGATCTCGGTTATGGCTTCCTCTCGAACACCAGGGACGTCACTTGTCAACTCCTCATAGGCAGCCTCAAAAGCTTCCTGCCAGAACCTCGGTAATCTGATCCGACGGCTATTAGTGTACACATCCCACATGTGCTTCACCACCTTCTCCCTCTCTTCCATTTCCTATACCACcacaaaaaaaacccaaaatcccCATTAACCATTCAAATCAGAGATCCAACCAAATCGACccacaaacaaaaacaagaaaatatcaTACAAGAACGTCGAGATCGTCGTGAATACGGGAGTCGAGGTCGTCGGAGAGGCGGTTGAGGTTGCCGGCGGACCACCGGAGCGTGACGGTGCCGGTGAACATGGACCAGAACGCGAGCAACAAAATCGCGGCCAAAGCCCAGAACTTGTACCTGCCTTTCCCGAGTATTAGACCCGAATCCGAGCTCTCCTTCTTCCCGCTGCTGGCCGCAGTCGTTGTTGGAAAGCCGTCGCCATCCTTCATTGCTGATTAATCCCACGTAAATtgagtttaatttaaatttaatcGCCCAAAAATCTTAATTTCTTTTGGTtgttttttattctatttttggAATCTGGCTGTGACTCTTGTACTTGCTGTGCACACTGTGAGAGTAGAGGATCCAACCGAAGAAGTGTTTGGATTTGCTGTTTCGGAGAAAGAAGgtgtgaattttttatttttagggtgAAAAACTGTTTACTACcttatgtttcgtggttttcaacctttaatacatcaagttttttttcgtctcagattcatacctaaaatgtaaattttggaccagtctcatacatccgttaatcaaactgttaaatctgtTATTAATTATGACGTGGCGCCATGACTGGGCGTCACGTGTCattcacgttttttttttcttgtttcttctttttccttcttcttcaatttttttttcctcctcctccttcttccttcctctttcctttcccttcttctccttcttccttcttcttccttctctttcttcttcttcttcttcttcttcttcttcttcttcttcttcttcttcttcttcttcttccgaatctggggatgtttttttttgttttttttttcttcctccttcttctccttgttccttccccttcttctcctttttccttcttcttcctcgaatctggggaagatgaaggttttttttttttgaggaagatgaggaagaaggaagaaggaagaaggagaagaaggggaaggaagaaggaggaaggaagaacgagaagaaggaagaaggaggaagaagaaggaaggaaaaaaaaattgcagtcggaggaagaagaaagaggaaggaggaggaagaaaaagaaaaaaaaaaccttcatcttccacagattcggaggaagaagaaggaagaagaagaagaaggggaaggaagaaggaggaagaaaataaaaaaaaaccttcatcttccccagattcggaggaagaagaagaagaagtagaaggaagaaggagaaggaggaagaagaaggaggaagaaaaaaaaagttgcagtcgaaggaagaagaagaagaagaagaaagaggaaaaaggaggaagaagaagaaagaagaaaaaaaaaacttcccaagattcggaggaagaagaagaagaaggagaaggagaaggaagaagaaggaagaaggagaagaaggggaaggaaagaggaaggaagaaggagaaggaggaagaaaaaaaaaattgcagaagaaggaagaagaagaagaaagaagaaaagaaaaaaaaacgtggatgacacgtggcgcccagttatggcgccacgtcacaattaacggcatatttaacagtttgactaacgaatgtatgagactgtctcaaaatttacactttaggtatgaatctgaaacgaaaaaaacttgatgtactaaatgttgaaaaccacaaaatatGAGAGTAGTAAACAATCTTTTacccttaattttaattttgaataaacTGTAATATGCGGGCCAccacaattttcaaattttaattttgaataaacTGTAATAATAGTCTCTTAACTTTATTCAAATTGGAACAatgatttttcaattaaaaattcattaccattagtccctcaactcatccAAAACGTGTAGCTGTAgtcatttttgtcaactccGTTAGATTTCTATCAagatgagttatgttggaaataCCATTGCTACAATTCGATTGAAGTTGAGGGACAATTTCTCCAATTAAGTTAAAGTTGAATGACCATTTCaccagttggattaaagttgaggaatcattgatacaatttttcttttttgatttTTCGTATTTGCCCCCTGATTCAGCCTCACGTGCATGAcacgtgactcattttgatgGAAATTCTAATGGagttgatttttagttgagagaccattggtccaattagattaaagttgaaggaccataACTACAATTATCCTTTAATTTTCAATAATGTTGACATTTATTGGGATGGGTTGTTGCGAGAGAATTGTGGCGGTTGGATCTAATTGAGATATCTACTTTGTGTAAAACTACAAGAGAGTTtggaaaaataatcaaatttggaCCTTAAATAGAGTATAACTACTTTTTTaagtttataataaaaataacaaaaaattgataTGAAAGTATTAAGAGCATCTTCAGCATGCTTGCAATTGCCCTTGAAATCTAGTTCAATTTCCATCTGCCCAAAAAATGTTTGCTCCATCAATAAGAAAAATGGGAGGCAATTAGATTGAAGGCAAGTGTCCCTTCAACAATTGCAAGGGCTTGCGCTTGAGTGAAAGCCCAGTAAATAAGGAGTGGGACATCCCCACGTGAAGATTAGCAGACCTTGCCCTCCAAACGGATGAACTTGCACAAAGACAATTACTGTGTATAATGAATAATGAGGGCAATTTCATTGACCTTGCCCTCCAATTATCATTGCTCTCCACCAATGGGTGGAGATGCTCCAATATATCATTGaaatgaggtttttttttttcttctttatttagAAGAACcaaagtaaaattaaaataagaatTGGGTTAATCATGTGTACAAGAAAGTCTCGGTCTGCTTTTAAGTGCCTTCAACCTCCACTTATCTTGTATTTCCTTCTCATTCTCGACAATAAGGTTGTTTGTCTTTTGCAGTGCTTATCGTACTCGAATTGCTTTTCCATCACTCTTAGTTGCTGGAGTGCTTCCATATAGAGCACTGCCTTCTCCTTTTGCAATCTTGTAATCATGGCCAT
This window contains:
- the LOC103401176 gene encoding uncharacterized protein, producing the protein MKDGDGFPTTTAASSGKKESSDSGLILGKGRYKFWALAAILLLAFWSMFTGTVTLRWSAGNLNRLSDDLDSRIHDDLDVLEMEEREKVVKHMWDVYTNSRRIRLPRFWQEAFEAAYEELTSDVPGVREEAITEIAKMSVRSVDLDPPPVQSASAREFSKTLKQAERGRELVTSTGSGR